In one Nicotiana tomentosiformis chromosome 6, ASM39032v3, whole genome shotgun sequence genomic region, the following are encoded:
- the LOC104088857 gene encoding large ribosomal subunit protein uL13c → MAMATHCSSSSLMFTSTSPKSFSSSPKKTPFLGFSMAALSKPSFQLSPLVRTNRTAQIRCQDKAAAYIPLDQRWMFEESEIDGPDIWNETWYPKAADHVNTDKPWYIVDATDLILGRMASTIAIHMRGKNLATYTPSVDMGAFVIVVNAEKVAVSGKKRTQKLYRRHSGRPGGMKVETFDQLQQRIPERIIEHAVRGMLPKGRLGRQLFTHLKVYKGPEHPHEAQKPIELPIRDKRIQIQR, encoded by the exons ATGGCAATGGCTACGCACTGCTCTTCCTCTTCGTTAATGTTCACTTCCACTTCACCAAAATCCTTTTCTTCTTCCCCAAAGAAAACCCCATTTCTGGGTTTCTCAATGGCAGCCTTATCGAAGCCGTCGTTTCAATTATCACCCCTCGTCAGGACCAATCGGACGGCCCAAATTCGTTGCCAAGACAAAGCTGCCGCCTACATTCCTCTTGACCAACGATGGATGTTCGAGGAGTCTGAAATTGACGGCCCT GACATTTGGAATGAGACATGGTATCCCAAGGCTGCTGACCATGTGAACACAGACAAACCTTGGTATATTGTCGATGCCACAGATTTAATTCTTGGAAGAATGGCATCAACTATAGCGATACATATGAGAGGGAAGAATCTGGCGACATACACTCCAAGTGTTGACATGGGTGCATTTGTCATAGTG GTTAATGCTGAGAAGGTTGCTGTATCTGGGAAGAAAAGGACCCAAAAACTTTACAGGAGGCACTCTGGTAGACCTGGTGGGATGAAAGTGGAGACTTTTGATCAACTTCAACAGAGAATTCCTGAAAGAATCATTGAGCATGCTGTCCGTGGAATGCTTCCCAAAGGGAGG CTTGGTAGACAATTATTTACCCATCTTAAGGTGTACAAAGGTCCTGAACATCCTCATGAGGCTCAGAAACCCATTGAATTGCCCATTagagacaagaggatacagattcAGCGCTGA